The genome window CCTGATTCTCGTCCACAGCGATTTTTTGCCGATCCTGGAGCAGATTCGCGGCCGCATCGAGTTGAGTCACGGTTATGTCCTCCTCAGCGATGACGCCGTGCAGCCGGAGTCTTCGATCCCCTTTGTTGGGGAGTATGAAGCCCTCCTCGAAGCGGCGACTGATCACTTTACCTTCCCGGATTTTGACGAGAATACCCGCGCCACGACCTTTTATACCACCGGCACGACCGGGCTCCCCAAGGGGGTTTACTTCAGCCATCGGCAGCTCGTCCTCCATACCCTCGGCGTTTTGGCGACCCTCGGTGCCAAAACCCAGGGGAGCTTTCATCGCGACGATGTCTATATGCCGCTGACGCCTATGTTTCATGTTCATGCCTGGGGGATGCCCTATGTAGCGACGATGCTCGGGGTCAAACAGGTCTATCCGGGGCGCTATCTGCCCGATCATCTCCTGTCGCTGATCGACCGGGAGAAAGTGACCTTTTCACACTGTGTGCCGACAATTCTGCACATGCTCCTCAAACATCCGCACGCCGCAACGGTCGATCTCTCTGCCTGGAAGGTGATCATCGGCGGTGCCGCCTTCCCGCGCTCTCTCTGTCTGGAGGCGCTGAGTCATGGCATCGATGTCTTCAGTGGCTATGGCATGTCAGAAACCTGCCCGATCCTGACCTTTTCGCAGCTCACCAGGGAGATGCTTGCTCTCTCCGCTGAAGAGCAGGCAGTGATTCGCTGCAAGACTGGACTGGCTCTACCGTTGGTCGATCTGCGGATTGTCGATGCAGAGATGAAGGAACTCCCCTGGGACGGTGTCAGCCCCGGCGAGATTGTCGTGCGGGCGCCGTGGCTGACTCAGGGATATCTCAAGGAGCAGAAAGCTTCAGAGCGCCTCTGGGAAGGAGGGTATCTGCATACCAATGATGTGGCAGTTCGCGATGCAAGTGGTTATGTGCGGATTACCGACCGGACCAAGGATGTCATCAAGGTCGCGGGGGAGTGGGTCTCCTCCCTGGAGTTGGAGGATATTCTCGCCCATCATCCCGCCGTGGCCGAGGTGGCGGTTATTGCTCTGCCTGACAACAAGTGGGGGGAACGGCCCTTGGCTCTGGTCGTCGCCAAGGCCGGGCATGAGCTCACTGAAAAGGAGTTAAATCATCATGTGCGGGAGTATGCCGAGACCGGGGTGGTGAACAAGCAGGTGGTGCTGATGAAGGTACGTCTGATTGAGGCGATCGACAAGACCAGCGTCGGCAAGATTAACAAGGTCGCCCTGCGTGAAAAGTACCTAAAATAAAAAGAAGCGCCCCCTGGAACTTTGCCATCATTCCGGGGGGCGCTTTTATCTGGGGAGCCGGTGGTTCGGTCCGGTTAGTAGTGCTCTTCGACGAGTTCGAAGTAGCCTTGCGGATGTTTGCAGACCGGGCAGACCTTCGGGGCTTCGACGCCTTCATGGAGATGACCGCATTTGCGGCAGCGCCAGCGGGCTGACTCTTCCTGCTTGAAGAGGGTCCCGGCTTCGAGCTCTTCCAGGAGTTTTTGATAGCGTTCCTGATGGGCCTTTTCGATCTTGCCGATTGCCTGAAAGAGAAAGGCGATTTCCGGAAAGCCTTCTTCCCTGGCCTGTTGCGCCATACGCGGATACATCTCGCTGAATTCGTCCATCTCGCCGGCCGCGGCCGCCCGCAGGTTGTCAGCGGTGTTGCCGATGCCGTTCAGGAGCTTGAAGTGGAGCTTGGCATGTTCCATCTCATTCTCGGCGGTTTCGAGAAAGTAGGCGGCAATTCTTTCGTAGCCTTCTTTTTGTGCCACCTTGGCAAAATAGGTGTACTTGTTGCGCGCCTGCGATTCTCCGGCAAAGGCGTCATGCAGGTTCTGTTCGGTTTTACTTCCTTTGAGTTCGGGCATGGGGCACTCCTGTGAGGGGTTGAAGAACTTATTTCATCGCACCGATCATGAGATTGAAATCTTCGAGGAGGGATTGCAGATCCTCTTCGTGTTCGACTTCCTGCTGGATAATCTGCAGGACCATGTTGTAGGTAACCGGATCCGCTTCTCTGGTTAAATCGAGAAGGTGTTTATAGGTCGTGATCGCGCACTGCTCGCCTTTGATGTTCTGCACCAAAAGCGTCTTGACGAAGGGATCATCGGGCGCATCATAACCGCAGTTGGTCAGTTTGTACCAATCTTCCGGCTTGGTCGGCGGGGTGCCACCGAGTTGAATGATGCGCATGGCGACCATGTCGGCGTGCAGTAACTCTTCCGTCGCATGCTGTAAAAGTTCCGCGCCGACCGCATCCTTCATCGGCCCCTTGACCAATTTGGCGCCCAGCCAGTATTGGTGATAGGCGAGCCACTCATCGCAGTAGGCGCGCCGTAGCAGATCCAGCAGGACCTCGACATCCATGCCAATAATTTCGCGACCTTTTGATCCCATGTTAAAATCCTTTCCGGGGCTAAGCAGAAATTAACCTTCCTCTCATATGTATTTTACGTGTCGTCAGGGCAAAGTCAACAAAACACCTGTGTCCTTTGGGGAAAGTTCGCTTCGCTAGAGCAAAGGCCTTATGAAGCTGAATGTTTTTCTGCGGGATTGACTTAGGTTCAGGGAATTCTCTGGTATAAATCAAGGAGTCCGCGTTGTAATCTCCTGTCCGGCAAAGTCGAAGGTGAAAAGAAGTTTTGTCGGTGACCTCCTTAATTTGACTTGCCGCTGGTTGATAATGACGTTTCTTCAGGAGATTAGGAAAAATTAGGTTGGGGAAAAATAAAATGTGTTTGATAATGAGCGCCTGACTTGTTTAATTTTAAAACAGAAGAGGATTGCTAAGCTATGGCCAGTCTCTCCAGCGTCATCTTGTCATTATTCAAAGGGATTCAACAGAGCAAGGCTTCTCGCTGGGGAGCGCTCATCACCATGGGTGTCTTTCCGATACTGCTAGGAGCGATCATCCTTGATCTGTTGGGTTATGTCACCAACGCATACTACGGTTTCTTTATCTATATGATCCTCGGCCCGGTTTTAATCTTCGGGTTGGTTCTGATCTTTGTCGGCCTCTTCTTCTTCAAGGGGAGCCGTGAAGTCCAACTCTTCACCATGGAGTATCTCCAGGAGCAGGTCAGCGATCCGCTACGCTTTGCCCGGATAAAGAAGCTCATTGTTCTCGGTGTT of Deltaproteobacteria bacterium HGW-Deltaproteobacteria-4 contains these proteins:
- a CDS encoding long-chain fatty acid--CoA ligase encodes the protein MPENLIVRTPSAYDYPLLIKNLLSTPIVNNPAQEIVYRDQVRHTYRDLHRRIQSLAGALTALGVKRGDTVAVMDWDSHRYLELFFAVPMLGAVLHTVNVRLSPEQILYTVDHAEDDLILVHSDFLPILEQIRGRIELSHGYVLLSDDAVQPESSIPFVGEYEALLEAATDHFTFPDFDENTRATTFYTTGTTGLPKGVYFSHRQLVLHTLGVLATLGAKTQGSFHRDDVYMPLTPMFHVHAWGMPYVATMLGVKQVYPGRYLPDHLLSLIDREKVTFSHCVPTILHMLLKHPHAATVDLSAWKVIIGGAAFPRSLCLEALSHGIDVFSGYGMSETCPILTFSQLTREMLALSAEEQAVIRCKTGLALPLVDLRIVDAEMKELPWDGVSPGEIVVRAPWLTQGYLKEQKASERLWEGGYLHTNDVAVRDASGYVRITDRTKDVIKVAGEWVSSLELEDILAHHPAVAEVAVIALPDNKWGERPLALVVAKAGHELTEKELNHHVREYAETGVVNKQVVLMKVRLIEAIDKTSVGKINKVALREKYLK
- a CDS encoding rubrerythrin family protein, translating into MPELKGSKTEQNLHDAFAGESQARNKYTYFAKVAQKEGYERIAAYFLETAENEMEHAKLHFKLLNGIGNTADNLRAAAAGEMDEFSEMYPRMAQQAREEGFPEIAFLFQAIGKIEKAHQERYQKLLEELEAGTLFKQEESARWRCRKCGHLHEGVEAPKVCPVCKHPQGYFELVEEHY
- a CDS encoding ferritin → MGSKGREIIGMDVEVLLDLLRRAYCDEWLAYHQYWLGAKLVKGPMKDAVGAELLQHATEELLHADMVAMRIIQLGGTPPTKPEDWYKLTNCGYDAPDDPFVKTLLVQNIKGEQCAITTYKHLLDLTREADPVTYNMVLQIIQQEVEHEEDLQSLLEDFNLMIGAMK